One Oncorhynchus clarkii lewisi isolate Uvic-CL-2024 chromosome 32, UVic_Ocla_1.0, whole genome shotgun sequence DNA window includes the following coding sequences:
- the LOC139391991 gene encoding membrane-spanning 4-domains subfamily A member 4A-like isoform X2, with amino-acid sequence MGLKSQDPLPPTSNLTSGQVGSFQKVEPKTLGAVQIIIGCLVLCLSASVLQLHEIHFTGDVAVLLIVVLQLILSGSVLVHAGRKPSLFWVKCTLVLHLISAAFSTAALGLMSKHLPYRQDSYHCEHCRRLELHAVQHCFRKCTGLIEMKCKLLIDGIIGTLVIFLILELIICITAMLFGLSVLASSGGMQSSSGTQRPAYPQTRPPAGPPAVQAAASQVAVVVTEPDSDQVEEVSTPPTDPQVEPIEAAEP; translated from the exons ATGGGCCTCAAAAGCCAGGACCCCCTGCCTCCCACTAGCAATCTCACCTCAGGACAAGTGGGCTCCTTCCAGAAGGTGGAGCCTAAAACCTTGGGG GCCGTCCAGATCATCATCGGGTGTCTTGTCCTCTGCTTGAGCGCCTCTGTGTTGCAGCTCCACGAGATCCACTTCACTGGTGATGTCGCTGTCCTTTTGATTGTTGTCTTACAG CTCATCCTGTCTGGGTCGGTCCTTGTCCACGCGGGCAGGAAGCCTTCTCTCTTTTGG GTGAAATGTACCCTGGTGCTGCACTTGATTAGTGCTGCCTTCTCCACGGCTGCTCTTGGCCTGATGTCCAAACACCTGCCCTACCGCCAGGACTCCTACCACTGTGAACACTGCCGGAGACTGGAGCTGCATGCCGTG CAACATTGTTTCAGGAAATGCACTGGGCTGATCGAAATGAAATGTAAA CTCCTGATTGACGGCATCATAGGTACTCTGGTTATCTTCCTTATTCTGGAGCTGATCATCTGCATCACAGCCATGCTGTTTGGCCTCAGTGTGCTGGCCTCAAGTGGTGGAATGCAG tcatccaGTGGAACTCAGCGCCCAGCCTACCCCCAGACTCGCCCCCCGGCAGGTCCCCCTGCTGTGCAGGCTGCAGCATCTCAG GTGGCCGTTGTTGTCACTGAACCCGATTCTGACCAGGTAGAGGAGGTCTCCACTCCCCCCACTGACCCACAGGTGGAGCCCATCGAGGCGGCTGAGCCCTAA
- the LOC139391991 gene encoding membrane-spanning 4-domains subfamily A member 4A-like isoform X3, with translation MGLKSQDPLPPTSNLTSGQVGSFQKVEPKTLGAVQIIIGCLVLCLSASVLQLHEIHFTGDVAVLLIVVLQLILSGSVLVHAGRKPSLFWVKCTLVLHLISAAFSTAALGLMSKHLPYRQDSYHCEHCRRLELHAVLLIDGIIGTLVIFLILELIICITAMLFGLSVLASSGGMQSSSGTQRPAYPQTRPPAGPPAVQAAASQQVAVVVTEPDSDQVEEVSTPPTDPQVEPIEAAEP, from the exons ATGGGCCTCAAAAGCCAGGACCCCCTGCCTCCCACTAGCAATCTCACCTCAGGACAAGTGGGCTCCTTCCAGAAGGTGGAGCCTAAAACCTTGGGG GCCGTCCAGATCATCATCGGGTGTCTTGTCCTCTGCTTGAGCGCCTCTGTGTTGCAGCTCCACGAGATCCACTTCACTGGTGATGTCGCTGTCCTTTTGATTGTTGTCTTACAG CTCATCCTGTCTGGGTCGGTCCTTGTCCACGCGGGCAGGAAGCCTTCTCTCTTTTGG GTGAAATGTACCCTGGTGCTGCACTTGATTAGTGCTGCCTTCTCCACGGCTGCTCTTGGCCTGATGTCCAAACACCTGCCCTACCGCCAGGACTCCTACCACTGTGAACACTGCCGGAGACTGGAGCTGCATGCCGTG CTCCTGATTGACGGCATCATAGGTACTCTGGTTATCTTCCTTATTCTGGAGCTGATCATCTGCATCACAGCCATGCTGTTTGGCCTCAGTGTGCTGGCCTCAAGTGGTGGAATGCAG tcatccaGTGGAACTCAGCGCCCAGCCTACCCCCAGACTCGCCCCCCGGCAGGTCCCCCTGCTGTGCAGGCTGCAGCATCTCAG CAGGTGGCCGTTGTTGTCACTGAACCCGATTCTGACCAGGTAGAGGAGGTCTCCACTCCCCCCACTGACCCACAGGTGGAGCCCATCGAGGCGGCTGAGCCCTAA
- the LOC139391991 gene encoding membrane-spanning 4-domains subfamily A member 4A-like isoform X1, with protein MGLKSQDPLPPTSNLTSGQVGSFQKVEPKTLGAVQIIIGCLVLCLSASVLQLHEIHFTGDVAVLLIVVLQLILSGSVLVHAGRKPSLFWVKCTLVLHLISAAFSTAALGLMSKHLPYRQDSYHCEHCRRLELHAVQHCFRKCTGLIEMKCKLLIDGIIGTLVIFLILELIICITAMLFGLSVLASSGGMQSSSGTQRPAYPQTRPPAGPPAVQAAASQQVAVVVTEPDSDQVEEVSTPPTDPQVEPIEAAEP; from the exons ATGGGCCTCAAAAGCCAGGACCCCCTGCCTCCCACTAGCAATCTCACCTCAGGACAAGTGGGCTCCTTCCAGAAGGTGGAGCCTAAAACCTTGGGG GCCGTCCAGATCATCATCGGGTGTCTTGTCCTCTGCTTGAGCGCCTCTGTGTTGCAGCTCCACGAGATCCACTTCACTGGTGATGTCGCTGTCCTTTTGATTGTTGTCTTACAG CTCATCCTGTCTGGGTCGGTCCTTGTCCACGCGGGCAGGAAGCCTTCTCTCTTTTGG GTGAAATGTACCCTGGTGCTGCACTTGATTAGTGCTGCCTTCTCCACGGCTGCTCTTGGCCTGATGTCCAAACACCTGCCCTACCGCCAGGACTCCTACCACTGTGAACACTGCCGGAGACTGGAGCTGCATGCCGTG CAACATTGTTTCAGGAAATGCACTGGGCTGATCGAAATGAAATGTAAA CTCCTGATTGACGGCATCATAGGTACTCTGGTTATCTTCCTTATTCTGGAGCTGATCATCTGCATCACAGCCATGCTGTTTGGCCTCAGTGTGCTGGCCTCAAGTGGTGGAATGCAG tcatccaGTGGAACTCAGCGCCCAGCCTACCCCCAGACTCGCCCCCCGGCAGGTCCCCCTGCTGTGCAGGCTGCAGCATCTCAG CAGGTGGCCGTTGTTGTCACTGAACCCGATTCTGACCAGGTAGAGGAGGTCTCCACTCCCCCCACTGACCCACAGGTGGAGCCCATCGAGGCGGCTGAGCCCTAA